Proteins from one Malaya genurostris strain Urasoe2022 chromosome 2, Malgen_1.1, whole genome shotgun sequence genomic window:
- the LOC131432893 gene encoding uncharacterized protein LOC131432893, whose translation MVQHWLLLLATVASLGTGKVAHRSLPGDTTVGTLFRAKRFLLFPINAQLLFTVAGTKGLIFKGPGGYFVLAELDLYHPLPDYRYRISSLRLGETAMLPEEVSKTGPVMVSNPSSPTPLPLEMQTELHHDEPELSSIEIQQYLKDHPETWIPAGYEQDQSDWSPYNPSRYDRPTHLPVGYEFPEVNDPFNTSRHRDWEHFYHYRERRELYHSLETEIGERFDFPMKSCILRAICEVRKYFLPPGKSMIMDIIQIVFRIPLHEELQDEYSSAMREESRDCHKLYGKKCPISIVYLILFGKFVR comes from the exons ATGGTGCAACATTGGTTGCTTCTTCTGGCAACGGTTGCTTCACTCGGCACCGGAAAAGTGGCTCACAGAAGTTTGCCCGGTGACACAACCGTTGGCACGTTGTTTAGAGCTAAGcgttttttgttgtttccgaTAAATGCGCAACTGTTG TTCACCGTGGCAGGAACAAAAGGCTTAATTTTCAAAGGTCCGGGAGGCTACTTCGTACTGGCTGAGTTGGACCTTTATCATCCTCTCCCCGACTATCGCTATCGGATATCTTCGTTGAGATTAGGTGAAACGGCTATGCTGCCGGAAGAGGTGTCAAAAACGGGTCCTGTTATGGTGTCAAATCCTTCATCTCCAACACCGCTTCCCTTGGAAATGCAAACCGAACTTCACCATGATGAACCGGAACTGTCCTCAATAGAGATTCAACAGTATCTGAAAGATCATCCCGAGACGTGGATTCCAGCCGGCTACGAACAAGACCAGTCGGACTGGTCTCCTTACAATCCATCTCGATATGATCGACCGACCCATCTTCCTGTTGGTTATGAATTTCCGGAAGTGAATGATCCGTTCAATACAAGTCGACATCGTGATTGGGAGCATTTTTATCACTACCGGGAGCGGCGAGAGCTGTACCATTCTTTGGAGACGGAAATTGGTGAAAG ATTCGATTTCCCGATGAAATCTTGCATTCTGAGAGCGATTTGCGAAGTGCGCAAATATTTTTTACCACCGGGAAAATCGATGATTATGGACATTATTCAGATTGTTTTCAG AATACCGTTGCACGAAGAGCTTCAGGATGAGTACAGCTCTGCCATGAGGGAGGAGAGTCGTGATTGTCATAAATTATATGGAAAAAAATGTCCCATAAGCATCGTTTATTTAATCTTGTTCGGAAAATTTGTTAGATAA